The Methanobrevibacter ruminantium genome has a window encoding:
- a CDS encoding MmgE/PrpD family protein: MIINQLSQYLIHLKYEDIPKEAIEKAKSCFIDYLAVYLRGLESENAQIAIKTIYELYGNDFNSLNKGFVYGIASHSLDLDDGHRWAQLHPGSVVFSTALAMISDKNLDLDITSEEFLEAVIGGYEIAISLGMLVNQDHRNQGFHSTGTIGTFAAGAVASKLLILNKEKTEHCLGLCATQSSGLLEADHAGTMGKSLHVGNAVYNGILSAYLAKNGFTGGESLIDGNEGFIKAMASDLYDRHCDDDCNLDDSKLSEFIDMNLKKFHINNVYLKKYPFCRHIHSAIDSTLTLKGELDELDELGELNDLKNSKIDYSDISSIDIETYRISSEHDNYDPKNAQDLKQSLPYAVAIALVLDDLGLDSIDELIDKGLFDEKSSDKDILKVREIVSKIHINNNEELDQMVPEKRPSEVGIRFNANTYENLEETTYYPLGEAENPLTEEDILEKFKLLNPKFNMNKLQIIKHMEEYSIHEVFEELDLLD; this comes from the coding sequence ATGATTATCAATCAATTGTCCCAATATTTGATTCATTTGAAATATGAGGATATTCCTAAAGAAGCTATTGAAAAGGCTAAATCATGTTTCATTGACTATTTGGCAGTTTATCTAAGAGGTTTGGAAAGTGAAAATGCCCAGATAGCCATAAAAACCATTTATGAATTGTATGGAAATGATTTTAATTCATTAAATAAGGGATTTGTATATGGAATCGCATCTCATAGCTTGGATTTGGATGATGGCCATAGGTGGGCACAATTGCATCCTGGATCTGTTGTCTTTTCTACAGCTTTGGCAATGATATCAGACAAGAATTTGGATTTGGATATCACATCTGAAGAGTTTCTTGAAGCAGTCATTGGAGGATATGAAATAGCTATTTCTCTTGGAATGCTCGTTAATCAGGACCATAGAAATCAGGGATTTCATAGCACCGGAACAATAGGAACATTTGCAGCTGGAGCAGTTGCATCAAAGCTTTTAATCTTGAATAAGGAGAAAACAGAACATTGTTTAGGCTTATGTGCAACCCAATCATCCGGACTTCTTGAAGCAGATCACGCTGGTACAATGGGAAAATCATTGCATGTTGGAAATGCAGTTTACAATGGAATCTTGTCAGCATATCTTGCTAAAAATGGATTCACTGGCGGAGAATCATTGATTGATGGGAATGAAGGATTCATAAAAGCCATGGCTTCAGATTTATATGATAGGCATTGTGATGATGATTGCAATTTGGATGATTCAAAATTATCAGAATTTATTGATATGAACTTAAAAAAATTCCATATAAACAATGTCTATTTGAAGAAATATCCATTTTGCAGGCATATTCATTCCGCTATTGATTCTACTTTAACTTTAAAGGGGGAATTGGATGAATTGGATGAATTGGGTGAACTAAATGATTTGAAGAATTCGAAAATTGATTATTCAGACATCTCTTCTATTGATATCGAAACCTACAGGATTTCTAGTGAACATGACAATTATGATCCTAAAAATGCACAGGACTTAAAGCAATCATTACCTTATGCTGTAGCCATTGCATTGGTTTTAGATGATTTGGGCTTGGATTCAATTGATGAATTGATTGATAAAGGTCTTTTTGATGAAAAATCCTCTGATAAGGACATCTTGAAGGTAAGGGAAATTGTAAGCAAGATTCATATCAATAATAATGAAGAATTGGATCAAATGGTTCCTGAAAAAAGACCATCTGAAGTTGGAATTAGGTTTAATGCTAATACATATGAAAACTTAGAGGAAACCACTTATTATCCGTTGGGAGAAGCGGAAAATCCTTTAACTGAGGAAGATATTTTAGAGAAATTCAAACTTTTAAATCCTAAGTTTAATATGAATAAGTTACAAATAATTAAACATATGGAAGAGTATTCTATTCATGAAGTTTTTGAAGAATTGGATTTATTAGATTAA
- a CDS encoding DUF3100 domain-containing protein: MFILVIISMFIGVKEIKITDTISILLLPLIYALVMGLCLYLAKPIKFVGSKQSKVAEGAMVLFIGVLIAKLAISSGQSINIIFKVGPALILQLLGDLGTLIALPVALLLGFRREVIGMASSICREPNLGVIIDKYGFKSPETRGVLAIFVIGSIIGTPYISFLSSICVSLIPFHPYAFAMASGIGSASMNAAALVPLVHSYPAMATQLEAFAGCSNILSFCLGIYMCIFISLPIAERLYKWLSPIIGKDDEITIDDEYAIEGVKDDKYAASEDLSSGKLKRWATFLVIFSFIVAIGNFVGYKTPISDVFIGMLLISLITIIGMALERVIPWNIQSIIYISLIGIIVAIPGVPTADFIVHYVSQIELTTICTAFLAYVGIAIGNDWEEFKKIGWKGIIVAMIVITGTYLGSASIADVVLLLTGMI; the protein is encoded by the coding sequence GTGTTTATTTTAGTTATTATCTCAATGTTCATTGGAGTGAAAGAGATTAAGATAACCGATACTATCAGTATTTTGCTATTACCTTTAATCTATGCTTTGGTTATGGGATTATGTCTTTATTTGGCCAAACCTATCAAATTTGTTGGGTCTAAGCAATCTAAGGTGGCTGAAGGGGCTATGGTTTTATTCATTGGTGTTCTGATTGCTAAATTGGCTATTTCAAGTGGACAATCTATTAATATTATTTTTAAGGTAGGTCCTGCTTTGATTTTACAGCTTTTAGGTGATTTAGGTACTCTTATAGCGTTGCCTGTTGCTTTGCTTTTAGGTTTTAGAAGGGAAGTTATTGGTATGGCAAGTTCCATTTGCCGTGAACCTAACTTAGGTGTTATCATTGACAAATACGGTTTCAAATCCCCCGAGACTCGTGGAGTTTTGGCTATTTTCGTAATTGGATCAATTATAGGTACTCCTTATATCAGTTTCCTCTCAAGCATATGTGTTTCCCTCATACCATTCCATCCATATGCATTTGCAATGGCATCTGGTATAGGTAGTGCAAGTATGAATGCTGCAGCATTGGTTCCATTAGTGCATTCGTACCCAGCTATGGCCACTCAACTTGAGGCATTTGCAGGATGCAGTAATATTCTTTCATTCTGTTTAGGAATTTACATGTGTATTTTCATTTCATTGCCTATTGCAGAAAGATTGTATAAATGGCTTTCTCCAATTATAGGTAAAGACGATGAGATTACTATTGATGATGAATATGCCATTGAAGGGGTAAAGGATGATAAGTATGCTGCTTCAGAGGATTTAAGTTCAGGTAAGCTTAAAAGATGGGCTACATTCCTTGTTATATTTTCATTTATTGTGGCTATTGGAAATTTTGTAGGTTATAAAACCCCAATAAGTGATGTATTCATTGGAATGCTCTTGATTTCACTCATTACAATTATAGGTATGGCTCTTGAGAGAGTTATTCCATGGAATATCCAATCAATTATTTACATAAGTTTAATTGGTATTATAGTGGCTATTCCTGGTGTTCCAACTGCTGATTTTATAGTTCATTATGTTTCTCAAATTGAATTGACTACAATATGCACTGCATTTTTAGCATATGTAGGTATTGCAATCGGTAACGATTGGGAAGAGTTCAAGAAGATCGGTTGGAAAGGAATCATTGTTGCCATGATTGTAATCACTGGAACTTACCTTGGCTCTGCAAGCATTGCAGATGTAGTTTTATTATTAACAGGTATGATTTAA
- a CDS encoding tRNA(Ile)(2)-agmatinylcytidine synthase produces MIYMDYFYIGIDDTDSPDGMCTTFLASTILNEFRDNGIKIIGHPRLIRLNPFARFKTRGNGGVSFKLSMDQNIALAKEIVLKYVSELSMFDCDNTNPGVVFYQGQITEEMIDYAFKAIYSIITIEEAEEFANHIGAEIHKFKKGRGIIGSIAAISCPLEDYTYELLAYRHPSRYGTKRNIDYDSVVEMDKETYPETFENIDGKYLAIEPKTPCPVLYGIRSNSPEVLETARDIVIPNEEIVDSCIFKTNQHTDMHIQNANSISELKQYSCYKIKGFVKDKPHIIEGGHMFFTLYDGSGEIECGAYEPTKNFRKTVAKLRAGDEIELYGGIGEQNTFNIEKFQVINLNEFIYRNPICECGKRMTSAGKGKGFKCKSCGKRVDSDEKIAEKVERSLINGKFYETPVSARRHLAKPLIRMNLE; encoded by the coding sequence GTGATTTATATGGATTATTTTTATATTGGAATTGATGATACAGACTCTCCAGATGGAATGTGCACAACATTTCTCGCATCCACTATCCTAAACGAATTCAGGGACAATGGTATAAAGATTATTGGCCATCCAAGATTGATTCGTCTAAACCCTTTTGCAAGATTCAAGACAAGGGGAAATGGAGGAGTGTCATTCAAATTGAGTATGGATCAAAACATTGCTTTGGCAAAGGAAATTGTCCTTAAGTATGTATCAGAGCTTTCAATGTTTGATTGTGACAATACTAATCCTGGAGTTGTATTCTACCAAGGTCAAATCACTGAAGAGATGATTGACTACGCCTTTAAGGCAATCTATTCCATCATAACTATTGAAGAGGCAGAGGAATTTGCAAATCATATTGGCGCTGAAATCCATAAGTTCAAGAAAGGAAGAGGGATAATCGGTTCCATTGCAGCTATTTCATGTCCTCTTGAAGACTATACATATGAACTATTGGCATATAGGCATCCATCAAGATATGGTACAAAAAGAAATATTGATTATGATTCTGTTGTTGAAATGGACAAGGAAACTTATCCGGAAACCTTTGAAAACATAGATGGCAAGTATTTGGCTATTGAACCTAAAACTCCATGCCCTGTTCTTTATGGTATCAGATCCAACAGTCCTGAAGTTCTAGAGACTGCAAGGGATATTGTAATACCAAATGAAGAGATTGTGGATTCATGCATTTTCAAGACAAATCAGCATACTGACATGCACATTCAAAATGCAAATTCAATTAGTGAGCTTAAACAGTATTCCTGCTATAAGATAAAAGGTTTTGTCAAGGACAAGCCACATATAATTGAAGGAGGACACATGTTCTTCACTTTATATGATGGATCAGGAGAAATTGAATGTGGTGCATATGAACCAACCAAGAACTTTAGAAAAACTGTAGCAAAATTGAGAGCTGGAGATGAGATAGAGCTTTACGGTGGAATAGGGGAACAGAACACTTTCAACATTGAAAAGTTCCAAGTCATAAATCTAAATGAATTCATCTATAGGAATCCTATTTGTGAATGTGGAAAAAGAATGACTTCTGCAGGAAAAGGAAAAGGATTCAAGTGCAAAAGCTGTGGCAAAAGAGTAGATTCAGATGAAAAAATAGCTGAAAAGGTTGAAAGATCCTTAATCAATGGCAAATTCTATGAAACTCCAGTCTCAGCTAGACGTCATTTGGCCAAGCCTTTGATTCGCATGAATTTGGAATAA
- a CDS encoding transcriptional regulator, with protein sequence MTNRNQLIREVYQLLNKEGFETSNIYEQSCFDIVARKKLLILLLKVLVNIDSINESHVEEIRQISNVFLASPIIVGVKSKNHILEEDVVYERHGLPAIGLETLKNMIVYDEYPEILADRGGYYVQINGNVLKEYREEYNLSLKDLADLAHVSRATMYKYENGMVRANTETAMLLEEILNTKITLDIDLFEPYQEDIKLKADTSSLNQTQGTNAQNLAKLGFGVVSTNKSPFDALAKAEIATRKKEQTPLIANLNVQDEQNTKTLKKMAISLNDLSLVTSSDSFFVLKDDKIKDSIDGIPVIKSWEMKEVENSKEFLRLIRERRNN encoded by the coding sequence ATAACAAATAGGAATCAATTAATACGAGAAGTTTATCAACTGCTAAACAAAGAGGGCTTTGAAACATCAAACATTTATGAACAAAGCTGCTTTGATATAGTGGCTCGTAAGAAATTGCTAATTCTACTTTTAAAAGTCCTCGTGAATATCGATAGTATAAATGAATCTCATGTAGAAGAGATTAGGCAGATCTCCAATGTTTTCTTAGCCAGTCCAATCATTGTAGGAGTGAAATCCAAAAACCATATTTTGGAAGAGGATGTTGTCTATGAAAGACATGGGCTTCCTGCAATTGGCCTTGAAACCTTAAAGAACATGATTGTCTATGACGAATATCCTGAAATTCTTGCAGACCGTGGCGGATATTATGTTCAAATCAATGGGAATGTTCTAAAGGAATACAGAGAAGAATACAACTTATCTTTGAAGGATTTGGCTGATTTGGCACATGTTTCAAGAGCTACAATGTACAAGTATGAAAATGGAATGGTGAGAGCAAACACTGAAACTGCAATGCTCCTTGAAGAAATCTTGAATACCAAAATTACCCTTGACATCGACCTTTTTGAACCGTATCAGGAAGACATTAAGCTAAAGGCAGATACAAGCAGTCTAAATCAGACCCAAGGAACAAATGCTCAAAACTTGGCAAAATTAGGTTTTGGTGTGGTTTCAACCAATAAGAGTCCATTTGATGCACTTGCTAAAGCTGAAATAGCTACCAGAAAGAAAGAACAAACTCCACTTATAGCAAATCTTAATGTTCAGGATGAGCAGAATACAAAAACATTGAAGAAGATGGCAATCAGCTTAAATGACCTTTCTCTTGTAACCTCTTCAGATTCATTCTTTGTGCTTAAAGATGATAAGATCAAGGATTCAATTGATGGAATTCCAGTTATCAAGTCATGGGAAATGAAAGAGGTCGAGAATTCTAAAGAGTTCTTAAGGTTGATTAGAGAAAGAAGAAACAATTAA